A part of Halobacillus shinanisalinarum genomic DNA contains:
- the essA gene encoding type VII secretion protein EssA: protein MTFKKLNIYLIISMAVLLFPAVTKADEGELNIEPHYYEENRIILEIDRHSDGQSQQIESLPEELKSLTFDSGQRETYKDISTILFTSSNTEEDSITSKAKKMSLFASEGGNNRAITQEQEGDPTEGSLMLPLLLGIIVMALVLIMFFVLLPKMKENAK, encoded by the coding sequence ATGACATTCAAGAAGCTTAATATTTATTTGATCATAAGTATGGCGGTGCTTTTATTCCCCGCGGTGACGAAGGCCGATGAAGGAGAATTAAATATAGAGCCTCATTACTATGAAGAAAACAGAATTATTTTAGAGATTGATCGTCACTCAGACGGTCAATCTCAACAAATTGAATCCTTGCCGGAGGAACTAAAGAGTCTTACCTTTGACAGCGGGCAAAGAGAAACCTATAAGGATATTAGTACTATTCTTTTTACTAGCAGTAACACGGAAGAGGATTCGATTACGTCAAAAGCGAAGAAAATGAGTCTTTTTGCATCAGAGGGAGGAAATAATCGAGCGATAACTCAAGAACAAGAGGGAGATCCAACTGAGGGGAGCCTAATGCTGCCCTTATTGTTAGGGATTATCGTTATGGCTCTTGTTTTGATTATGTTCTTTGTGCTTCTTCCTAAAATGAAAGAGAATGCAAAATAG
- a CDS encoding DUF4176 domain-containing protein: MMIYGRKQLLMDEEKAENDELTMYDYLGVPYPEGYVNPEYTYVFNDSNINKIIFTGYANEEEDEFQHILRQA, encoded by the coding sequence ATAATGATCTATGGTAGAAAGCAATTGCTCATGGATGAAGAAAAAGCAGAGAATGATGAATTGACTATGTATGATTATTTGGGAGTTCCTTATCCAGAGGGCTACGTCAATCCAGAGTATACATATGTATTTAACGACTCAAATATAAATAAAATTATTTTTACAGGTTATGCGAATGAAGAGGAGGATGAATTTCAACATATTTTGCGGCAAGCATAA
- a CDS encoding DUF5344 family protein, which produces MSEEIKIDNSSIKGALAELKSSIHSLETSISKEVVNENVLDMTDKLNETKRLFEEIIASYNDLW; this is translated from the coding sequence ATGAGTGAGGAAATTAAAATTGATAATTCATCTATTAAAGGCGCGTTGGCTGAGTTGAAATCATCTATCCACTCCCTGGAAACTTCTATTTCAAAAGAAGTAGTTAATGAAAATGTGTTAGACATGACTGATAAACTTAATGAGACCAAGCGGTTATTTGAAGAGATCATAGCATCCTATAATGATCTATGGTAG
- the essC gene encoding type VII secretion protein EssC — MSQLYIFYKNQYQCYPINDDQELDIQIGNGEHFDLSLRTLELDEEPIRIQKGIRENNLKVIQGEKQQEALMDGETSTIVTGSDTLSIVHKSSNRSDATYYVGHHNEITIGSHDGAMIRKEPVSPSEDSPFGFSLFRRKQGWILKTKSSSSVFVNGQEIEERMNIQVGDVIFSPFLTLTFTDDDMLMASSEENYKSQLTLSKLPISEMKKQYPHYRRTPRMIYDLPEEKVTFSSPGQEGDDNQRSLWLIILPPLVMLIVMGVVALVIPRGIFILISIMMFTTTLITSTVQYFKERRRTKEREEKRHRVYNNYLEQKREELQSLREKQKEVLFYHFPSFERMKYLTSYISDRIWERTLESEDFLELRMGKATVPARYEVSVGSGDFANREIDDLLEKSQQMVQAYNYVNNVPLSIRLAEGPLGMVGKRSIVRKEIHQLIGQLAFFHSYHDVRFITIFNEEEYEEWKWIKWLPHIQLPQSFAKGLIYNEQTRDQLLSSIYAMVRDRDLDEDRSKKIFTPHLIFIVTDQQLISEHVIMEYLESEAEHLGISVVFATDTKESLSNHIHTLVRYVNDREGEILIEEGKAAHKPFALDDHNHEGNESYARMLHSLEHLTGVNNSIPEVVSFLELLHANDAGQLPIQQNWVTNQSSKSLAVPIGLKGREDVVELNLHEKAHGPHGLLAGTTGSGKSELLQTYILSLAVHYHPHEVAFLLIDYKGGGMAQPFENIPHLLGTITNINESSNFSARALASINSELKRRQTLFDRYKVNHINDYTNLYKEGKADDPLPHLFLISDEFAELKNEEPEFIRELVSTARIGRSLGVHLILATQKPGGIIDDQIWSNSRFRIALQVQDANDSKEILKNSDAADLKVTGRGYLQVGNNEIYELFQSAWSGAPYQSDTYEGENEVSIVTDLGLIRVSDVEAPTDQGQSRKLTEIEATVEQISEVQETMGLKKLASPWLPPLPARLFRQEDMKLEEGQFAVAFKDEPEKQSQDPYIYDFINDGNIGIFGSPGFGKSTTAMTLLLDFAKVYNPEQLHYYMFDFGNGALLPLRQLPHTADYFRYDNHRKIEKFMKLMKSEIEHRKQLFLESEVSTIRLYNQLNEEKLPIIFITIDNFDLVKEELQDLENQFIQFARDGQTLGIFMIFTATRINSVRQPLMNNLKTKVIHYLMDASEKYSLVGRTPYEVEAVPGRAIINKETSYLTQIFLPAHGDDDLAVLYHVKEQVQEIQQSCRGMREPDTIPMLPARLDYESFIESYVTAPSDDRVAVGLDEETVKPITIDLTSHCLVTGQSRNGKTNVLRVIIQQLSDQPIESMAIFDGMDRGLSEFNKVEKVSYIETKEQIQDWLNHIEQLLIQREKAFLDTIQEKSNHHESQGAICLLVDSHSRFQQTIDSTIQGKIASLMKQYSHLGFRLIIAGNVNEFTKGFDPLSNELKQIRQAVLLMKKSEQSLFTLPFSRKEAEIQPGYGYYVLNGKERKIQIPSSESVGVKI, encoded by the coding sequence AGAAAGGAGCCTGTTTCTCCTAGCGAGGACAGCCCTTTCGGTTTTAGCCTTTTTCGCAGAAAGCAAGGCTGGATTTTAAAGACTAAATCTAGTAGCAGCGTATTTGTTAATGGTCAGGAGATTGAAGAGAGAATGAACATCCAGGTGGGAGACGTGATATTTTCCCCCTTTTTGACGCTCACTTTTACAGATGACGATATGTTAATGGCCAGTAGTGAAGAGAATTACAAAAGTCAATTGACTCTATCGAAACTTCCTATTTCAGAGATGAAAAAACAATACCCTCACTACCGGAGAACCCCTCGGATGATTTATGACCTTCCCGAGGAAAAAGTGACGTTCTCCTCTCCTGGGCAAGAGGGGGATGACAATCAGCGCTCATTGTGGTTGATCATTTTGCCTCCATTAGTCATGTTGATTGTCATGGGAGTTGTGGCATTAGTCATTCCAAGAGGGATTTTTATTCTTATCTCGATTATGATGTTTACTACGACTTTAATCACATCGACTGTTCAGTATTTTAAGGAACGTCGTCGGACAAAAGAAAGAGAAGAAAAACGTCACCGGGTTTATAACAATTACTTAGAGCAAAAACGGGAAGAGTTGCAATCCTTGAGAGAAAAGCAGAAAGAAGTGTTGTTCTACCATTTCCCTTCTTTTGAACGGATGAAGTACCTAACCTCTTATATAAGTGATCGCATTTGGGAGCGAACGTTAGAAAGTGAAGACTTTTTAGAGTTAAGAATGGGCAAAGCTACTGTACCTGCAAGATATGAGGTATCGGTAGGATCAGGAGATTTCGCAAACCGCGAAATCGATGATCTGCTAGAAAAATCTCAGCAAATGGTCCAAGCTTATAACTATGTAAATAACGTTCCTTTATCCATTCGTCTTGCTGAAGGTCCTTTAGGCATGGTTGGCAAGAGAAGTATTGTTCGAAAAGAGATTCATCAATTAATCGGGCAGTTAGCCTTTTTCCATAGCTATCATGATGTAAGATTCATCACAATTTTTAACGAGGAAGAGTACGAGGAATGGAAATGGATAAAGTGGTTACCTCATATCCAACTTCCTCAGTCCTTCGCTAAAGGATTGATTTATAACGAACAAACGAGAGATCAACTTCTTTCTTCGATTTATGCGATGGTAAGGGATCGTGATCTGGATGAGGACAGGAGTAAAAAGATTTTCACACCACATCTCATCTTTATTGTTACGGACCAGCAATTGATCTCAGAACATGTGATCATGGAGTATTTAGAAAGTGAAGCAGAACATCTTGGAATTTCCGTTGTTTTTGCCACGGATACGAAGGAAAGCTTATCTAACCATATTCACACATTGGTGCGTTATGTGAATGATCGAGAAGGAGAAATTTTAATTGAAGAAGGAAAAGCGGCTCATAAGCCATTCGCTTTAGATGACCACAATCATGAAGGTAATGAGTCTTATGCTAGAATGCTGCACTCATTGGAACACTTGACTGGGGTTAATAATTCGATTCCAGAGGTGGTTTCCTTTTTAGAACTTTTACATGCTAACGATGCCGGTCAATTGCCAATTCAGCAAAATTGGGTAACGAATCAATCTTCCAAATCACTAGCTGTTCCTATTGGTTTAAAAGGCAGAGAAGATGTCGTTGAATTAAATTTACATGAGAAAGCTCATGGGCCACATGGATTGCTTGCAGGTACGACGGGATCTGGTAAGAGTGAATTGTTGCAAACGTACATTTTGTCACTCGCTGTTCACTATCACCCACACGAAGTAGCTTTTCTATTGATCGACTATAAAGGTGGCGGCATGGCCCAACCTTTTGAAAACATTCCACACTTACTGGGAACAATTACAAACATAAATGAGAGCAGTAACTTTAGTGCTCGCGCTCTAGCATCGATCAACAGTGAGCTTAAACGACGTCAAACTCTTTTTGACCGTTATAAAGTCAATCATATTAACGACTACACGAATCTTTATAAAGAAGGAAAAGCTGACGACCCCTTGCCGCATCTGTTCTTGATCTCCGATGAATTCGCAGAACTGAAGAATGAAGAGCCTGAGTTTATTCGTGAATTGGTAAGTACAGCGAGGATTGGACGTAGCTTGGGGGTTCATCTGATTTTGGCTACACAAAAGCCTGGTGGAATTATCGATGATCAAATCTGGAGTAACTCCAGGTTTAGGATTGCCTTACAGGTTCAAGATGCTAATGATAGTAAGGAAATCTTGAAAAATAGTGATGCGGCTGATTTGAAAGTAACGGGGCGCGGCTATTTACAGGTTGGTAACAACGAAATTTATGAGCTGTTTCAATCCGCGTGGAGTGGTGCTCCTTATCAATCGGATACATATGAGGGAGAGAATGAAGTCTCGATCGTGACAGATTTAGGACTGATTCGTGTTTCAGATGTTGAAGCACCAACTGATCAGGGACAGTCTCGTAAGCTTACCGAAATTGAAGCCACTGTTGAACAAATTTCAGAGGTTCAAGAAACCATGGGTCTAAAGAAATTAGCTAGTCCATGGCTGCCTCCTTTACCTGCAAGATTATTTAGACAGGAAGACATGAAGCTTGAAGAGGGACAATTCGCAGTTGCGTTTAAAGACGAACCAGAGAAACAAAGCCAAGATCCATATATCTATGATTTTATTAATGATGGAAATATCGGTATTTTCGGATCTCCAGGCTTTGGAAAATCTACAACAGCGATGACATTATTACTCGATTTTGCGAAAGTCTATAACCCAGAACAACTTCATTACTATATGTTTGATTTTGGAAATGGTGCGCTTTTGCCTTTGCGTCAGCTGCCGCATACGGCGGATTATTTCCGTTATGATAATCATAGAAAAATAGAGAAATTCATGAAATTGATGAAATCCGAAATCGAACATCGCAAACAGCTTTTCTTGGAATCAGAAGTCAGTACGATTCGATTATATAATCAATTGAATGAGGAAAAGCTGCCGATCATTTTCATTACGATTGATAATTTTGATTTAGTCAAGGAAGAGCTGCAAGACTTAGAAAATCAATTTATTCAATTTGCAAGGGATGGCCAAACGCTTGGAATATTTATGATCTTTACGGCTACTCGAATTAATTCGGTTCGCCAGCCGCTGATGAATAATCTAAAAACGAAAGTCATTCATTATTTGATGGATGCCTCAGAAAAGTATTCATTAGTAGGTCGTACCCCTTATGAAGTAGAGGCCGTTCCAGGAAGAGCGATTATTAATAAGGAGACATCCTACTTGACCCAAATCTTCCTGCCCGCTCATGGCGATGATGATTTAGCCGTTCTTTACCATGTTAAAGAGCAGGTTCAAGAGATACAACAGAGCTGCCGGGGCATGAGGGAGCCAGACACAATTCCGATGCTTCCTGCACGCCTAGACTATGAATCTTTTATCGAGTCCTATGTGACAGCGCCGTCTGATGATCGAGTAGCTGTAGGACTGGATGAAGAAACGGTTAAACCGATTACGATTGATTTAACTTCTCATTGTCTAGTAACAGGCCAATCCCGCAATGGAAAAACAAATGTTCTTCGAGTCATCATCCAGCAATTGTCGGATCAGCCGATAGAATCTATGGCCATCTTTGATGGTATGGACCGTGGCCTTTCTGAGTTTAATAAAGTGGAGAAAGTGTCCTATATCGAAACAAAAGAGCAAATCCAGGATTGGTTGAATCATATTGAACAGCTTTTGATCCAAAGAGAAAAAGCGTTCTTGGATACCATTCAGGAAAAATCGAATCATCATGAAAGTCAAGGTGCAATCTGTCTATTGGTAGACAGCCATTCAAGGTTTCAGCAAACCATCGACAGTACAATCCAAGGTAAAATTGCTTCATTGATGAAGCAATACAGTCATTTAGGCTTTAGGCTTATTATTGCTGGCAATGTCAACGAATTTACGAAAGGCTTTGACCCGTTATCTAACGAATTGAAACAAATTCGCCAAGCCGTTCTTCTCATGAAAAAATCGGAGCAAAGCTTGTTTACCTTACCATTCTCACGCAAAGAAGCGGAGATACAACCAGGGTATGGCTATTACGTTTTAAATGGAAAAGAAAGAAAAATACAAATTCCTTCAAGTGAGTCAGTAGGAGTGAAAATATGA
- the esaA gene encoding type VII secretion protein EsaA, giving the protein MKNKGSTIKLIIVMLAILILPTLYFTYIGENPLQESEKATGKIAVVNEDNGTKIAGESVTFGQDLTALVSNQSDYEWETVSRATAQGGLSDGEYDAIFHVKSNFSEHVMSFEEQQPTRASIDYQIQPNLEVNNQEEVKSALESAGKIINGEISSLYWSNVSQEIEDLRNKFDNIVEREIEFQQTMYAFYSPNSQDIAQEIDKQRSMLKDLFSTVEDAENTSSSSKESLQAAEDQVASFLNNVERYQEYQKQQQQLFLETNNENVQLIENRGSNLNSNLQEGIQSIGQDILNKRMTMQEMGLRDNVSSVSSNLNGLLQQNQSLQNRFGTVKNNVSQLQTSIKEQGLLLKEKEAMITKQREILEKVSGVVSDISGKKADLRDDVTNNYQAVISESGPDPQPEVPDDFVPTPPGEIVSGEEGSQELEQMKKSNLSGGLATLEKNLEPLIQGIDKPQEQKPQEDKNAAWNTIQKNIDTIRVQIGKLGKSSENTGDKGIIEEYRVLYNQYQDLIKQLGKLPDDKANLAKVKEMIKGKESEVLSKDPYLQNKIGGEISSNNIASLAAYYGSLTTYAEHLEYASSLEGVNGQIQSLLADESMGENPSVEKPHKSTVNKNLSNVEQGLTTVEDGLSSSEKNADLILSQMKEYDASIKEQQEQMRSALANIQESGQQITASIQEDIVQLEQEPPPVEQLNGEIVLETRQSTVGSVDQIADLVNSLSERQSNVIEYTGDLQAQISSVQGRADSLNNKWASNVNATEKVQGDVNDILDNTVVDGQVNNYVYDYLSTPVNVVGSATDDTEETPISPVVMLIIILISGLIIGFFVNYYSNVPALVNLSLFLLLTISVGLIISIYGLNIYSLEETESIKWTAFTVLVLFMCSSLVRLAFSVGPFLGWFTGLLLVVFFVTPLLNVILPNFSINHPIAEVYMSIQYGDQSSFYPAVIILAVITVVAGSIPYIVKYFQREKEESDDIQEA; this is encoded by the coding sequence ATGAAAAATAAAGGGAGCACAATAAAGCTAATTATAGTTATGTTGGCCATTCTAATCTTGCCTACGTTGTATTTTACCTACATTGGTGAAAACCCTTTGCAGGAAAGTGAAAAGGCGACAGGTAAAATTGCTGTCGTTAACGAGGATAATGGTACAAAGATTGCAGGTGAGTCTGTAACTTTTGGGCAAGACCTTACAGCGTTAGTATCGAATCAATCTGACTATGAATGGGAAACAGTAAGTCGTGCTACGGCACAAGGAGGTCTGTCAGATGGAGAATATGATGCTATTTTTCATGTGAAATCTAATTTTTCGGAGCATGTTATGTCGTTTGAGGAGCAACAGCCGACAAGAGCTTCAATTGATTATCAGATCCAGCCCAATTTAGAAGTAAATAATCAAGAAGAAGTAAAAAGCGCATTAGAATCAGCTGGAAAAATCATTAACGGAGAAATTTCCTCTTTGTATTGGAGTAATGTTTCACAGGAAATTGAAGATCTTCGCAACAAGTTCGATAACATCGTGGAAAGAGAAATTGAATTCCAACAAACGATGTATGCTTTTTATTCACCGAACTCTCAAGATATTGCCCAAGAAATTGACAAACAGCGCAGTATGCTGAAGGACTTGTTCTCAACAGTAGAAGATGCAGAGAATACTTCGTCTAGTTCGAAGGAGTCTTTGCAAGCCGCGGAAGATCAAGTAGCCTCCTTTTTAAATAACGTGGAGCGTTATCAGGAATACCAAAAGCAGCAGCAACAGCTTTTTCTAGAAACAAACAATGAAAACGTGCAACTCATAGAAAACAGAGGAAGTAATCTCAATTCCAACCTGCAAGAGGGGATTCAATCAATCGGGCAAGATATTCTTAATAAACGGATGACCATGCAGGAGATGGGACTACGAGATAATGTTTCTTCTGTTTCTTCTAATTTAAATGGCCTGTTACAGCAAAATCAATCTTTGCAAAATAGATTCGGTACTGTGAAAAATAATGTAAGCCAATTGCAGACCTCTATTAAAGAGCAAGGTTTGCTTTTGAAAGAGAAAGAAGCAATGATCACAAAGCAACGAGAGATTTTAGAAAAGGTTAGCGGAGTTGTAAGCGATATAAGTGGCAAAAAGGCTGATTTAAGAGATGATGTAACAAATAATTACCAAGCAGTTATAAGTGAATCAGGTCCAGATCCACAACCAGAAGTTCCAGATGATTTCGTTCCTACACCTCCTGGAGAAATAGTTTCAGGAGAAGAAGGATCTCAAGAACTTGAACAGATGAAGAAGAGTAATCTAAGTGGCGGTCTGGCAACTCTTGAAAAAAACTTGGAACCTCTCATTCAGGGAATAGATAAGCCGCAAGAACAAAAGCCTCAAGAAGATAAGAATGCCGCCTGGAATACTATTCAAAAGAATATTGATACCATACGCGTTCAAATCGGCAAACTTGGCAAATCCTCAGAGAATACAGGCGACAAAGGTATAATAGAAGAATACAGGGTTCTTTACAACCAATATCAGGACTTAATAAAACAGTTAGGTAAGCTTCCAGACGATAAAGCGAATCTAGCGAAAGTCAAGGAAATGATCAAAGGAAAAGAGAGTGAAGTCCTTTCAAAGGATCCATATTTGCAAAATAAGATCGGCGGAGAGATATCAAGCAACAATATTGCATCACTTGCTGCATACTATGGTTCTCTAACAACGTACGCTGAACATCTCGAGTATGCCTCTAGTCTAGAGGGGGTTAATGGTCAAATTCAGTCACTGCTTGCTGATGAAAGCATGGGCGAGAACCCTAGTGTAGAAAAACCACATAAAAGCACGGTCAATAAAAATTTGAGCAATGTTGAGCAAGGTTTAACTACAGTTGAAGATGGTCTGTCAAGCTCAGAAAAAAATGCGGATTTAATTTTATCGCAAATGAAAGAATATGATGCTTCTATAAAAGAACAGCAAGAACAAATGAGGTCTGCCCTCGCTAATATCCAGGAAAGTGGTCAACAAATTACCGCTTCTATTCAAGAAGATATTGTACAGCTTGAACAAGAACCACCTCCAGTCGAACAGTTGAATGGAGAAATTGTTCTTGAGACTCGGCAGTCAACAGTGGGCTCTGTTGATCAAATTGCTGATCTAGTCAATTCATTATCAGAACGTCAGTCGAACGTGATTGAATACACTGGTGACTTGCAAGCACAGATAAGTTCTGTACAAGGGCGAGCTGACAGCCTTAATAACAAATGGGCATCAAACGTTAATGCAACAGAAAAAGTTCAAGGAGACGTTAATGATATTTTGGATAATACCGTGGTTGACGGCCAAGTAAACAACTATGTTTACGACTACTTATCCACTCCTGTTAACGTAGTCGGTTCGGCTACAGATGATACAGAAGAGACTCCGATTTCTCCTGTGGTTATGTTAATTATTATTTTAATTAGTGGTTTAATCATAGGGTTCTTTGTCAATTATTATTCCAATGTTCCTGCGCTAGTTAACCTATCGTTATTCCTGCTATTAACTATATCTGTAGGATTAATTATTAGTATTTATGGTTTAAACATTTATTCTTTAGAAGAAACAGAGTCAATCAAATGGACGGCATTCACAGTACTTGTATTGTTTATGTGTTCAAGCCTGGTTAGATTGGCCTTTTCGGTTGGGCCATTTTTGGGATGGTTTACCGGACTGTTGTTAGTGGTATTTTTCGTCACCCCGTTATTAAATGTGATTTTGCCTAATTTCAGCATCAATCACCCTATCGCTGAAGTGTATATGTCGATTCAGTATGGTGATCAATCAAGTTTCTACCCAGCTGTCATTATTTTAGCTGTGATCACCGTAGTTGCCGGGTCCATTCCTTATATAGTGAAATATTTTCAAAGGGAAAAGGAAGAGTCCGATGACATTCAAGAAGCTTAA